In Dysgonomonadaceae bacterium zrk40, one genomic interval encodes:
- the pflA gene encoding pyruvate formate lyase-activating protein, protein MTGNIHSLESFGTVDGPGIRFVVFLQGCPLRCLYCHNPDTWEKGSGSYQMTPQELLEEVMRYKSFIAKGGVTVTGGEPLMQAEFVRDFFVLCREKGIHTALDTSGALWSPAVREALEAADLVLLDVKTADPQQHKELTGAKITNTLRCLDYLEEKQIATWIRHVVVPGWTDDDGRLQQLADFLRPYSCIEKVELLPYHRMGAHKYEQLGLKYRLEGTPELSPERLERAREFFKRFVVS, encoded by the coding sequence ATGACAGGTAATATACATTCTCTCGAGAGCTTCGGCACGGTCGACGGGCCTGGGATACGCTTCGTAGTGTTCCTGCAGGGATGCCCGCTGCGCTGCCTCTATTGCCACAATCCCGACACCTGGGAGAAGGGGAGCGGCAGCTACCAGATGACGCCGCAGGAGCTGCTGGAGGAGGTGATGCGCTACAAGAGCTTCATCGCAAAGGGGGGCGTGACCGTGACGGGGGGCGAGCCGCTGATGCAGGCGGAGTTTGTGCGCGACTTCTTCGTGCTCTGTCGCGAGAAGGGGATCCACACGGCGCTGGATACCTCGGGCGCACTCTGGTCGCCTGCGGTGCGCGAGGCGCTGGAGGCGGCGGACCTGGTGCTGCTGGATGTGAAGACGGCAGACCCGCAGCAGCACAAGGAGCTGACGGGGGCTAAGATCACCAACACGCTGCGCTGCCTGGACTACCTGGAGGAGAAGCAGATTGCCACCTGGATACGCCACGTGGTGGTGCCCGGGTGGACGGACGACGACGGGCGACTGCAGCAGCTGGCGGACTTCCTGAGGCCCTACAGCTGTATCGAGAAGGTGGAGCTGCTGCCGTACCACCGCATGGGGGCGCACAAGTATGAACAGCTGGGGTTGAAATATCGCCTGGAGGGCACCCCGGAGCTGTCGCCCGAACGACTGGAGCGGGCGAGGGAGTTTTTTAAGCGGTTTGTAGTGTCGTGA
- a CDS encoding Gfo/Idh/MocA family oxidoreductase — MLFSLLLLLFGCASPQQESGMIQTPAPARPAGQTDMVQYAADPIPVVRVGFIGLGMRGPGAVQRFTHIPGVEIKALCDIRPERVEVAQEILREAGLPEAAAYSGSADAWKELVERDDLDLVYVVTDWKSHADMGVYAMEQGKHVAIEVPAAMTMEDIWRLVDTSERTRKHCMQLENCVYDYFELTTLHMAQQGLFGEVLHAEGSYIHQLSDFWDSYWDNWRLDFNEHHRGDVYPTHGIGRACQLLNIHRGDKMNYLVSVDTKPVMGPQIVKELTGREAPDFRNGDHTMTMIRTEKGKTMQIQHNVMTPRPYSRMYQLTGTKGFANKYPVQGYALESSDLTAEAAPNHEDLNAHSLVPDDVRKALMEQYKHPIHQELEEKAKEVGGHGGMDFIMDYRLVYCLQNGLPLDMDVYDLAEWCSLVPLTEISLDNGSMPVEIPDFTRGAWNKVQGLQFAY, encoded by the coding sequence ATGTTATTCAGTCTGCTGCTACTCCTTTTTGGCTGCGCTTCACCGCAGCAGGAGAGTGGCATGATTCAGACCCCCGCGCCGGCACGTCCGGCCGGCCAGACCGACATGGTACAGTATGCAGCCGATCCCATCCCCGTGGTACGGGTAGGCTTCATCGGCCTCGGTATGCGCGGTCCCGGTGCCGTACAACGATTCACCCACATCCCCGGTGTGGAGATCAAGGCGCTCTGCGACATCCGCCCCGAGCGGGTGGAGGTGGCGCAGGAGATCCTGCGTGAGGCAGGCCTACCCGAGGCGGCCGCCTACTCCGGTAGCGCTGATGCCTGGAAGGAGCTGGTGGAGCGCGACGACCTGGACCTGGTATACGTGGTGACCGACTGGAAGAGCCATGCCGACATGGGGGTCTATGCCATGGAGCAGGGTAAGCACGTGGCCATTGAGGTGCCGGCAGCCATGACCATGGAGGATATCTGGCGCCTCGTTGATACCTCCGAGCGCACGCGCAAGCATTGCATGCAGCTGGAGAACTGTGTTTATGACTATTTTGAGCTTACCACGCTCCACATGGCGCAGCAGGGTCTCTTTGGCGAGGTGCTCCATGCCGAGGGATCGTACATTCACCAGCTGTCCGACTTCTGGGATAGCTACTGGGACAATTGGCGCCTCGACTTCAACGAGCATCACCGCGGGGATGTCTATCCCACGCACGGCATCGGCCGGGCCTGCCAGCTGCTCAACATTCACCGGGGCGACAAGATGAACTATCTGGTCTCGGTTGACACCAAGCCGGTGATGGGTCCCCAGATCGTGAAGGAGCTCACCGGCCGCGAGGCCCCCGACTTCCGCAATGGCGACCACACCATGACCATGATCCGCACCGAGAAAGGGAAGACGATGCAGATCCAGCACAACGTGATGACTCCCCGTCCATACTCTCGGATGTACCAGCTCACGGGCACAAAGGGTTTCGCCAACAAGTACCCGGTACAGGGTTACGCGCTTGAGTCGTCCGACCTCACCGCCGAGGCTGCGCCCAATCATGAGGATCTCAACGCACACAGCTTAGTTCCCGATGATGTGAGGAAGGCGCTCATGGAGCAGTACAAGCACCCCATCCACCAGGAGCTGGAGGAGAAAGCCAAGGAGGTGGGTGGCCACGGCGGCATGGACTTCATCATGGACTATCGCCTGGTATACTGCCTGCAGAACGGACTACCGCTCGATATGGATGTCTATGACCTGGCAGAGTGGTGCAGCCTGGTGCCGCTCACAGAGATCTCGCTCGACAACGGCAGCATGCCGGTAGAGATACCCGACTTCACCCGTGGTGCCTGGAACAAGGTGCAGGGGCTGCAGTTTGCCTATTGA
- a CDS encoding sulfatase, which yields MNKASLHSNIIYPLAGTALLASCTGGGKAEVERPLNIVYIMTDDHTRQMMSCYDNRHIETPNLDRIADNGVIFRNAYVANSISGPSRACLLTGKHSHKNGKLDNHTTFDSAQLTVQQLLQEGGYQTAMIGKWHLDCEPTHFDHWEILPGQGSYYNPDFITKEGRTHYKGYATNIITDLSLEWLENGRDNTKPFVLFLHHKVAHRNWMADTPHLSLYEEKTFELPENFYDDYAGRPAAAQQELSIASDHDMDIVNDLKMLREGVETRLSNTYIHGEYARLDSAQKAAWDAHYQPIIDAFYEANLQGDELAEWKYQRYMRDYAKTIRSLDENVGRVLDYLEAEGLTENTVIIYTSDQGFYMGEHGWFDKRFMYEESFSTPLVMQLPEGFKKRGAIEGLVQNIDFAPTMLELAGLEVPEEMQGVSLLPLLEAQQEPKDWRKSLYYHYYEYPGEHAVKRHYGVKTDRYKLIHFYDDIDVWELYDLETDPTEMQNLYGKEGYEEITAELHEELERLQLQYDDPIREEL from the coding sequence ATGAATAAAGCTTCACTTCATTCAAATATTATTTATCCCCTGGCGGGAACGGCACTGCTGGCCTCCTGCACCGGTGGAGGAAAGGCAGAGGTTGAGAGACCTCTCAACATCGTCTACATCATGACCGACGACCATACGCGGCAGATGATGAGTTGCTACGACAACCGCCACATCGAGACACCCAACCTGGACCGGATTGCCGACAATGGGGTGATCTTTCGGAACGCTTACGTGGCAAACTCCATCTCGGGACCGAGCCGCGCTTGCCTGCTCACCGGCAAGCACAGCCACAAGAACGGCAAGCTGGACAATCATACCACCTTCGACAGTGCTCAGTTGACGGTACAGCAGCTGCTGCAAGAGGGTGGCTACCAAACCGCCATGATTGGCAAGTGGCACCTCGACTGCGAGCCTACACACTTCGATCATTGGGAGATTCTCCCGGGGCAGGGGAGTTACTACAACCCCGACTTCATCACCAAAGAGGGAAGGACTCACTACAAGGGATATGCCACCAACATCATCACCGACCTGAGCCTGGAGTGGCTGGAGAACGGTCGCGACAACACGAAGCCCTTTGTGCTTTTCCTCCACCACAAGGTGGCTCACCGCAATTGGATGGCCGACACGCCCCACCTGTCGCTTTATGAGGAGAAGACGTTCGAGCTGCCGGAGAACTTTTACGACGACTATGCAGGTCGCCCCGCGGCGGCACAACAGGAGTTGAGCATCGCCAGCGACCACGACATGGATATCGTGAACGACCTGAAGATGCTGCGCGAGGGGGTGGAGACGCGCCTCTCCAACACCTACATCCATGGTGAGTACGCCCGTCTCGACTCAGCCCAGAAAGCGGCATGGGATGCCCACTACCAGCCGATCATCGATGCCTTCTACGAGGCGAACCTGCAGGGCGACGAGCTGGCAGAGTGGAAGTACCAGCGCTACATGCGTGACTACGCCAAGACGATCCGCTCACTCGACGAGAACGTGGGGCGCGTGCTCGATTACCTTGAGGCGGAAGGGTTGACGGAGAATACGGTGATCATTTACACCTCCGACCAGGGTTTCTACATGGGTGAACATGGCTGGTTCGACAAGCGCTTCATGTATGAGGAGTCCTTCAGCACACCCCTGGTGATGCAGCTGCCGGAGGGTTTCAAGAAAAGAGGAGCAATTGAGGGACTGGTGCAGAACATCGACTTCGCACCCACCATGCTGGAGCTGGCGGGTCTTGAGGTGCCCGAAGAGATGCAGGGGGTGTCGCTGCTGCCTCTGCTGGAAGCACAACAGGAGCCGAAGGATTGGCGCAAGTCGCTCTACTACCACTACTACGAGTACCCTGGCGAGCATGCGGTGAAGCGACACTACGGCGTGAAAACGGATCGCTACAAGCTGATCCACTTTTATGACGACATTGACGTGTGGGAGCTCTACGACCTGGAGACGGATCCGACGGAGATGCAGAACCTCTACGGCAAGGAGGGGTATGAGGAGATCACCGCCGAGCTGCACGAGGAGCTGGAACGGCTTCAGCTGCAGTACGATGATCCGATAAGGGAAGAGTTGTAA
- a CDS encoding transposase, translated as MSTRRKKHSAAFKAQVAIEAIKEAETLSELAKRFDVHPQMISNWKREFLARGAEIFSTKAPDEEVAKREKELYEKIGRLEVEVDFCRRASEQLGILKSSKK; from the coding sequence ATGTCAACAAGAAGAAAGAAACACAGTGCAGCTTTCAAGGCCCAGGTTGCGATAGAGGCAATCAAGGAAGCTGAAACACTTAGCGAGCTGGCCAAGCGGTTCGATGTGCATCCACAAATGATCTCCAACTGGAAACGGGAGTTCCTGGCCCGAGGAGCAGAGATATTCTCAACCAAGGCCCCAGACGAGGAGGTTGCCAAACGGGAGAAGGAATTGTATGAGAAAATAGGCCGTTTGGAGGTAGAAGTGGATTTTTGCAGGAGGGCCTCAGAGCAATTGGGGATACTGAAGTCCTCAAAAAAATAG
- a CDS encoding ATP-binding protein, translating to MYRTKVEELVKWKTSKRRKPLVFLGARQVGKTWLLQEFGKKHYRQVAYINFERPGAPVHLFEVDFDADRIVTVLNAYCNLRINAADTLIIFDEIQVARKGITSLKYLYEDAPQYHIIAAGSLLGVGIHPEESFPVGKVELMKLYPMSFYEFLLAMDEPGITDLLEKNDLENLSFFKNKLINYLRYYLYIGGMPEAVGDFVENRDWQQVRIIQNQIIDSYRNDFSKHAPKELLPRINMVWDSIPSQLSKENKKFIYGVIKEGARAKDFELAIQWLTDAGLLHKIYNTSKSALPLVAYQELSAFKLFHNDVGLLGAMSKLNAKTVADGKAIFSEFKGALTEQFVFQQLIQDSELSLYYHTFGNSKYELDFLIQTANDDVIPIEVKSGVNVKSNSFRLFCQKNSPGKAIRASLADYKVESWLINLPLYAINAVGK from the coding sequence ATGTATCGAACAAAGGTTGAAGAGTTGGTTAAGTGGAAGACCTCTAAAAGACGGAAGCCACTTGTTTTTCTTGGTGCCAGGCAGGTGGGAAAGACCTGGCTACTGCAGGAATTTGGCAAAAAGCATTACAGGCAGGTGGCTTACATCAATTTTGAAAGACCGGGTGCACCGGTTCATCTTTTTGAAGTTGATTTTGATGCTGACAGGATTGTAACGGTGCTGAACGCATATTGTAATCTCAGGATCAATGCAGCGGATACCTTGATCATCTTCGATGAGATTCAGGTGGCACGTAAAGGCATCACCTCATTGAAGTATCTCTATGAAGATGCACCCCAATATCACATTATCGCTGCTGGCTCTCTACTTGGGGTGGGTATACACCCCGAAGAGTCATTTCCGGTTGGAAAAGTGGAGTTGATGAAATTGTATCCCATGTCATTTTACGAGTTCTTGCTGGCTATGGATGAACCGGGCATCACTGATCTCCTGGAAAAAAATGATCTTGAAAATCTCTCCTTTTTTAAAAATAAACTAATCAATTACCTGCGCTATTATCTCTATATAGGTGGAATGCCTGAGGCTGTTGGCGATTTTGTAGAAAACCGGGATTGGCAACAGGTGCGCATCATCCAGAATCAAATCATAGACTCCTATCGGAACGACTTTTCAAAACATGCACCAAAGGAACTTTTGCCGAGAATCAACATGGTGTGGGATAGTATTCCATCGCAACTATCGAAAGAAAACAAAAAATTCATCTACGGTGTGATAAAAGAGGGTGCCAGAGCCAAAGATTTTGAGTTAGCCATCCAATGGCTTACTGATGCTGGTCTACTGCATAAAATTTACAACACAAGCAAATCTGCTTTGCCTTTGGTTGCATATCAGGAGTTATCCGCCTTCAAACTATTTCACAACGATGTGGGACTCCTGGGGGCGATGTCGAAGCTCAATGCCAAAACGGTTGCAGATGGAAAGGCAATTTTCTCGGAGTTCAAAGGTGCATTGACAGAACAATTTGTATTCCAGCAACTGATTCAAGATAGCGAATTGTCACTCTATTATCATACATTCGGTAACAGTAAGTATGAGCTTGATTTCCTCATTCAAACTGCCAACGATGATGTGATCCCAATCGAAGTGAAATCGGGTGTAAATGTGAAGTCTAACAGCTTTAGGCTTTTCTGTCAGAAAAACAGTCCCGGAAAAGCTATTCGTGCCTCCCTGGCTGATTATAAAGTGGAATCCTGGTTGATCAATTTACCTTTGTATGCGATAAATGCAGTAGGAAAATAA
- the pflB gene encoding formate C-acetyltransferase, translated as MVKNQNAWEGFRGELWKKEINVRDFIMNNYTPYEGDDTFLAPSTERTQKVWDRLTEMFKEEQAKGVYDAETKLPQQIDTYGPGYIDQENEVIVGLQTDAPLKRGIFPKGGIRMVENALNAYGFELDPMTKEIYTRYRKTHNEGVFSAYNDEMLAARKSGIITGLPDAYGRGRIIGDYRRVPLYGTTALIEERKDFMLRLDIQEFTENSIRNREEVSEQIKALKVFEKMCAGYGFDVSQPARDSREAVQFLYFAYLAAVKDQDGAAMSIGRTSTFLDIYIEKDLQAGLITESEAQEMVDQLIIKLRIVRFLRTPDYNELFSGDPVWVTEALGGQTLDGRTLVTRTSFRYLHTLYNLGPAPEPNLTVLWSQQSPENWKRFCSKVSVDTSAIQYENDDLMRPDYGDDYGIACCVSPMKIGKQMQLFGARANLAKCLLYAINGGRDEKSGVQVAPRYEAITSEYLDYEEVMEKFDHSMRWLAKVYVNALKIIHYMHDKYAYEAFEMALHDGDVERIRATGIAGLSIVADSLAAIRDARVKVIRDERGIAVDFEREGEYVPFGNNDDRTDQIAVEITRKFMGYLRQHETYRNAKPTQSILTITSNVVYGKKTGATPDGRPAGEPFAPGANPMNGRDKKGAVAALASVAKLPFQHAHDGISYTFAVSPGSLGKERDTRVSNMVGLLDGYFTADGGQHLNVNVFDKELLLDAMAHPENYPQLTIRVSGYAVNFVKLTREQQLDVISRTINQKL; from the coding sequence ATGGTAAAGAATCAAAACGCATGGGAAGGGTTCCGCGGGGAGCTCTGGAAGAAAGAGATCAACGTGAGGGACTTCATCATGAACAACTATACGCCCTACGAGGGGGACGACACTTTCCTGGCACCCTCCACCGAGCGGACGCAGAAGGTGTGGGACAGACTGACGGAGATGTTCAAGGAGGAGCAGGCGAAGGGGGTCTACGACGCGGAGACGAAGCTGCCGCAGCAGATAGATACTTACGGGCCGGGTTACATTGACCAGGAGAACGAGGTGATTGTGGGGCTGCAGACCGATGCACCACTCAAGAGGGGGATCTTCCCCAAGGGGGGCATCCGCATGGTGGAGAACGCTCTCAACGCCTACGGCTTTGAGCTGGACCCGATGACGAAGGAGATCTACACGCGCTACCGCAAGACGCACAACGAGGGTGTCTTCTCGGCATACAACGATGAGATGCTGGCGGCACGCAAGTCGGGTATCATCACCGGTCTGCCGGACGCCTACGGACGCGGGCGCATCATCGGCGACTACCGCCGCGTGCCACTATACGGTACCACGGCCCTGATCGAGGAGCGCAAGGATTTCATGCTGCGGCTCGACATCCAGGAGTTCACCGAGAACAGCATCCGCAACCGCGAGGAGGTGAGCGAGCAGATCAAGGCGCTCAAGGTGTTTGAGAAGATGTGCGCGGGCTACGGATTCGACGTGAGCCAGCCGGCACGCGACAGCCGCGAGGCGGTGCAGTTCCTCTACTTCGCCTACCTGGCGGCCGTGAAGGACCAGGATGGTGCGGCGATGTCGATCGGACGTACTTCGACCTTCCTCGACATCTACATCGAGAAGGACCTGCAGGCGGGCCTGATCACCGAGAGCGAGGCGCAGGAGATGGTGGACCAGCTGATCATCAAGCTTCGCATCGTGCGCTTCCTCCGCACACCGGACTACAACGAGCTCTTCTCGGGCGACCCGGTGTGGGTGACCGAGGCGCTGGGGGGACAGACGCTGGATGGCCGCACGCTGGTGACACGCACCTCGTTCCGCTACCTGCATACGCTTTACAACCTGGGGCCTGCACCGGAGCCCAACCTGACGGTGCTCTGGTCGCAGCAGAGCCCTGAGAACTGGAAGCGCTTCTGCTCGAAGGTGTCGGTGGACACTTCGGCGATTCAATATGAGAACGACGACCTGATGCGGCCGGACTATGGCGACGACTACGGCATTGCCTGCTGCGTGTCGCCGATGAAGATCGGTAAGCAGATGCAGCTCTTCGGGGCGCGCGCCAACCTGGCGAAGTGTCTGCTCTATGCCATCAACGGCGGCCGCGACGAGAAGTCGGGCGTGCAGGTGGCACCCAGGTATGAGGCGATCACATCGGAGTATCTGGATTATGAGGAGGTGATGGAGAAGTTCGACCATTCGATGCGCTGGCTGGCGAAAGTCTATGTGAATGCGCTCAAGATCATCCACTACATGCACGACAAGTATGCCTACGAGGCGTTCGAGATGGCGCTGCACGACGGGGATGTGGAGCGCATCAGGGCGACCGGTATCGCGGGTCTCTCGATCGTTGCGGACTCGCTGGCGGCGATTCGTGACGCACGGGTGAAGGTGATCCGCGACGAGCGGGGCATCGCCGTGGACTTCGAGCGGGAAGGGGAGTACGTGCCCTTCGGCAACAACGACGACCGCACGGATCAGATCGCGGTGGAGATCACCCGCAAGTTCATGGGGTACCTCCGTCAGCACGAGACGTATCGCAACGCGAAGCCGACTCAGTCGATCCTGACGATCACCTCGAACGTGGTCTACGGCAAGAAGACGGGTGCCACTCCAGACGGTCGCCCGGCAGGCGAGCCTTTCGCTCCGGGGGCCAACCCGATGAACGGGCGCGACAAGAAGGGGGCCGTGGCGGCCCTGGCATCGGTGGCGAAGCTGCCGTTCCAGCATGCGCACGACGGCATCTCCTACACCTTCGCTGTTTCCCCGGGTTCGCTGGGCAAGGAGCGTGATACGCGTGTCTCGAACATGGTGGGGCTGCTGGATGGCTACTTCACCGCCGACGGTGGGCAGCACCTGAACGTGAACGTCTTCGACAAGGAGCTGCTGCTGGATGCCATGGCGCACCCGGAGAACTATCCGCAGCTGACGATTCGTGTCTCCGGCTACGCGGTGAACTTCGTGAAGCTGACGCGTGAACAGCAGCTGGATGTGATCTCGAGGACGATCAATCAGAAGCTTTGA
- a CDS encoding formate/nitrite transporter family protein, with the protein MNYLTPTEAADAFRRAAIEKEKRPFPQFALMAVLGGAFIAFGGLLTVMVAGGMPGVAVANPGLVKFMAGALFPIGLIMVSVTGADLFTSDCAGFGFPLLRKELTLRRVAALLLISYLFNFIGAQLVAWLLSAHVGMLDKEPWHSYLHNLAGAKVDQAFWPVFVKGIGANWLVCLGMLMGFAGKDIAGKSIAIWIPIMLFVTLGYEHSIANMFFIPAAIYTGAEISWGAFILQNLIPATLGNIVGGMGLVGMVYGWLYLAES; encoded by the coding sequence ATGAACTATTTGACTCCTACGGAGGCTGCCGACGCATTCAGACGGGCAGCCATTGAGAAAGAGAAGCGGCCTTTCCCGCAGTTCGCCCTGATGGCGGTGCTGGGTGGGGCCTTTATCGCGTTCGGCGGTCTGCTGACGGTGATGGTGGCGGGTGGCATGCCGGGCGTGGCGGTAGCCAACCCGGGGCTGGTGAAGTTCATGGCAGGGGCGCTGTTCCCCATAGGACTGATCATGGTGTCGGTCACCGGTGCGGATCTCTTCACGAGCGACTGCGCCGGCTTCGGCTTCCCGCTACTGCGCAAGGAGCTGACACTGCGCCGCGTGGCTGCGCTGCTGCTGATATCCTACCTTTTCAACTTCATTGGTGCACAACTGGTGGCATGGCTGCTCTCCGCACACGTGGGAATGCTGGACAAGGAGCCCTGGCACTCTTACCTGCACAACCTTGCAGGGGCGAAGGTGGACCAGGCGTTCTGGCCGGTATTCGTGAAGGGTATCGGTGCCAACTGGTTGGTATGCCTCGGCATGCTGATGGGCTTCGCGGGAAAGGATATCGCGGGCAAGAGCATCGCCATCTGGATCCCGATCATGCTCTTCGTGACACTGGGATACGAGCACTCCATCGCCAACATGTTTTTCATCCCGGCAGCGATCTACACAGGTGCGGAGATCTCCTGGGGTGCCTTCATCCTGCAGAACCTGATCCCTGCCACGCTGGGCAACATCGTCGGCGGCATGGGTCTGGTAGGGATGGTGTACGGCTGGTTGTATCTTGCTGAAAGTTGA
- a CDS encoding IS3 family transposase produces MSQRRQCELLGLNRSMQYYKPAVEDPANLELMRLMDEEYMEHPTKGVLGMVDFLRAMGIPAGPKRVRRLLRKMGIMAIYPKRNLSKLGLAKYIQPYRLRGLEVTHSNHVWCIDITYIPMAKGFLYLTAIIDVYSRYIVGWDIHNTLDAENSLNVLRKAIAVHGKPEIVNSDQGSQFTCPGWIAYLESQEITISMDGKGRALDNVWIERFWHTLKQEYVYICPAGNGNILRKGLIKFITYYNNRRQHQSLDRKTPFSWYEYAA; encoded by the coding sequence TTGAGCCAACGACGCCAGTGTGAGCTTCTCGGATTGAATCGCAGCATGCAGTATTACAAGCCTGCCGTAGAGGATCCTGCAAACCTCGAACTGATGCGTCTGATGGACGAAGAATACATGGAACATCCAACAAAAGGTGTTTTGGGGATGGTTGATTTTCTGCGTGCAATGGGTATCCCGGCAGGTCCGAAGCGTGTCCGCCGATTGCTTCGTAAAATGGGCATCATGGCCATTTATCCGAAACGGAACCTGAGTAAGCTGGGGTTGGCCAAATACATTCAGCCGTACAGACTTAGAGGTCTTGAGGTCACGCACTCGAATCATGTATGGTGTATCGATATCACGTACATACCAATGGCAAAAGGATTCCTTTACTTGACGGCTATCATTGATGTATATAGCCGGTATATTGTTGGCTGGGACATTCACAATACGCTGGATGCCGAAAACAGCCTGAATGTGCTTCGTAAAGCAATCGCCGTGCATGGCAAGCCGGAGATTGTAAACTCTGACCAGGGATCTCAATTTACGTGTCCAGGATGGATAGCGTATCTTGAAAGCCAAGAGATCACCATCAGCATGGACGGGAAAGGCAGGGCACTTGACAACGTCTGGATAGAACGCTTCTGGCATACACTCAAACAAGAATATGTCTATATTTGTCCGGCCGGGAACGGCAACATACTGCGAAAGGGGTTGATTAAGTTTATCACCTATTACAACAACCGGCGACAGCATCAAAGCCTTGATAGAAAAACGCCCTTTTCCTGGTATGAGTATGCAGCCTGA
- a CDS encoding Fic family protein, which yields MSKFDRKQPYNNLPLLPPKADIETKEILRKTISAGRALAQLNGTLLNLPNPTLFLDTIYLQEAKASSEVENIITTNDELYKSFVADKKVENSATKEVLGYKEALWSGLEQLKTKPFITTNLCIRIVQCIKQNNASIRVTPGTTLSNTQGEVIYTPPSGETVIREKLANLEKFINGDEGIDPLIKMALMHYQFEAIHPFADGNGRTGRILLLLYLKLSELLDTPAIYLSEYIIKNKTEYYQRLRGVTENNEWEEYILFMLDMIEQTSAKGLERLNKITKSIDITAEEIKTRLPKIYSKDLVEILFRLPYTKRQHLIDENIGNAKTVGNYLATLEENGFLKSVKVGKEKLYLNERLLKILEEK from the coding sequence ATGAGCAAATTTGATCGTAAGCAACCCTATAATAACTTGCCATTGCTACCGCCAAAGGCAGATATTGAAACGAAAGAAATACTTCGCAAAACCATTTCCGCCGGTAGGGCACTGGCACAACTCAACGGTACTTTGTTGAATTTGCCCAATCCCACCCTGTTTCTGGACACGATCTACCTGCAGGAAGCAAAGGCGAGTTCCGAAGTGGAAAATATCATCACAACCAATGACGAACTTTACAAATCTTTTGTAGCAGACAAGAAAGTGGAGAATTCTGCTACGAAAGAGGTGCTGGGTTACAAAGAAGCACTTTGGTCAGGGTTAGAACAGCTCAAGACCAAGCCTTTTATCACCACCAACCTATGCATACGAATTGTGCAGTGTATCAAACAAAACAACGCCTCAATCCGGGTTACTCCGGGTACAACGTTGAGCAATACACAAGGCGAAGTGATTTATACCCCGCCAAGTGGAGAAACCGTTATCCGGGAGAAATTGGCAAATCTGGAAAAGTTTATCAATGGAGATGAAGGTATAGACCCCCTCATCAAAATGGCGTTGATGCACTATCAATTTGAAGCCATTCACCCATTTGCCGACGGTAATGGACGAACAGGCCGTATTTTATTACTGCTCTACCTCAAACTTTCGGAGTTATTAGACACCCCGGCCATTTATTTGAGTGAGTACATCATCAAAAATAAAACGGAATATTACCAAAGATTACGTGGTGTAACTGAAAATAATGAGTGGGAAGAATACATCCTTTTCATGTTGGATATGATAGAACAGACCTCTGCAAAAGGTCTGGAACGGCTAAACAAAATAACAAAATCAATCGATATAACCGCTGAAGAAATAAAAACAAGATTGCCAAAAATCTATTCCAAAGATTTGGTTGAGATATTATTCCGGTTGCCATACACCAAAAGGCAGCACCTGATTGATGAAAATATTGGAAACGCCAAAACAGTCGGAAATTATTTAGCAACGTTAGAAGAAAATGGATTTTTGAAATCGGTTAAAGTAGGAAAAGAAAAATTGTACTTGAATGAAAGGCTGTTGAAGATTCTAGAAGAAAAATAA